The sequence below is a genomic window from Nocardia fluminea.
CTACGTGATCAGCAAGCATACGGGGGTGATCACGGCGCACTCGAGCATGCCGATGCCGGTGATCGCGGAGGAATTCGACGCGACGACGGAAGCGGGCCAGCCGCCCCAGGGCTACCAGATCCATCCGAAACAGCGCCGAATTCACCTGACTCGCCGATTCGAAGACCAGAACACGATCGTGTACCGAGTGCACCTGACCTTCTTGGAGAGCCCGGACGATCCGGGGATGACTCAAGAAGTCGAGATCACCAAGAATCCGATCCGCCACCGGCCCACGGACCGGGTCTCGGCAGTAGCGACGTCCTGGGCGTACGAGCAGAGCCGGAACACGGGGACGTGGCCCGCGGAGGGAACGATCGAGCAGTAGGTGATCCACCGAGCGATTCCACTCCTGCGGCGACCGAACCCGCGGCCTCACCCGGCGATGGAACGTCGACTACGCGAGGAACCACACCTCAAGCGACAGACGGCACCACCGCGCCGCCGTCACAGTCATCGGTCAATCAGACTGCGGCACCGCAGCCACCCAGTCAGAACCAGACTTCGCTGCCTGCGTCGACTACCACACCGGCCATAACTCCAGGTACCTCACCAACTCCCGTCACCAGCACAACGCCCGCTGCTCACCAGTCGTCTACGCCAGCGCTATCAACCCCGACATCACAGCAGGTAGACAACGCCAATCAGGCACGCGCAGCGCGCGAGAACCTGCGTTCCCAGCAACCCGACGGAGGCGTGCGCCAAGTCGCCGACCCACACGGCGGCCGCAGCTTCACATGGGGCAGGTTTACCACCGCTTTCGCCACGCCGGTTTCGGTGCTCCGAGTCGGCATCCGTGTAACCGGCACCGGCAGCTTCGATCCGGCGGTCGTCCAAGCGCTCCTGGAACAGGCCCAACGCGCCGTCGACCTGCACTTCAACCGAGGCGAGCAACTCCTGTCGGGCGACTGGATGATGGTCGACCTGGTCACGGTCAGCGACCCTGCAGCGGCTGACATGACCATCGACCTCGATCCGTCCAATCCTCACAGCACGCCTGCCGACGCCGACCTCGCCACTCTCACCGAACTGCTGCGAGAACAGCTCGGACTGCCGCCCAGCGACACCGACCTGAATGTGGACGACATCCGCGAATTGAGCAACAGCATCGCTCGCGCCAATACACCGGCAGCGCTCGACGGCCTCCCGGATACCCGAGTCGAGGGACCCGAGCGGCTCGACAGCCTCGAGCATGTCGAGTACCAGCATGATGTGGAAGATGCTCTGCGAGATGGCAACCAGTTCTTGGTCGGCGCTGACCCCCGAACCAACGATTACGGGCACCTGATCAACGACGGCGGACCGACCGTTCAGGGCAGGAGCAACAACTGCCTCGACGGATCTCTGGCCGCATTGTCATCGTTCAACGGCAGGCCCGAAGTCGGTTCACCGCGCTGGCCCGACCTCGACGCTGACGGGAACCTCGAGACCCGAACAGGCGAGGAAGACGGAATCGATCGGGCAACCGCTTGGCTGGGCGGTTCGTGGCAGCTCGGTGACCTCAACCTTGCGGTCTCGGCGCAGTTCCAGGCGCTGCACGACCAGATCCGCAGCATGGGTCCCGGAGCATCAGCGCTGGTCGTCAACACCTGGCACGCACGCGACGAAAATACCGGCGAACTGCTGTACGAGGCAGACGGCTCGCCCACAATCGATGGTTCCCACGCGACCGTCATCGTCTATCCCCACGGCGCCGCGGGCCCGGTGTGGTGGGATCCCCAATCATCCGAATACTCGGACACGCCACCGCACAACCTGACCAGCGGATCGGTCGAACTCTGGTCGATGCCCGTCGATACCCAAGGAGTAGCCAATGCCGGTTCCACCGCTGGTCACCAAGGAACAAGTGCGGGAATTCCTAGCGGAAGCGTTCCCAACCCAGACCTTCTCGGTGATCGAGTTCAACCACGGGTGGGTGTGCCGACCGGAGCTGAGCCCGGAACAGAAAACAGCGGGCCAGGGACTCGGCCAGACGTGCTACGTCCTCAACAAGCAGACTGGGGTCGTGACAGTGCACCCCAGCCTGCACCCATGGACGATCGGCGAGACGTACGACCAGGCGATCGAGACCGGTCAGCCGGTGAACGGGCGGCAGATCTATCCCAAGCGCCGTCGGGCGACATTTCAGCGTCTGACCGAGAGCCCGGAAACGATTACGTACCAAGTGACAGTGACGTCGCTGGACAATCCGCCGGGACCACCCGAGACGTACCAGCTGACATTCAACAAACAAACCCTGAAACGGGACCAGCGCGGGCCGATGGACTCCCTGGTGATCTCGAAAGCCCAATGGCTCCGCCGCCGGCAGCAGACTTGGCCGACAGACGGGGCGATCGAGGACTGACCGATCCGACCACGTCGGATCAGCGAGGGATCAACGATGGCAGGACTGGTGTTCTTCGACCTGATACAGGAGACGCCGACACAGGTCGAGTACCGCTTCGAGACGACAGTGACGGACCTCGACCAGACCCTGGTAGTCGACAAGCAGATTCGCACCCGGATGGCGCGCTGGTGCCGGATGTGCCGGATGAGAGCCGTTCGAACGATGACCTAGAGCGCGAGCCCAGTTTCAGCATGGTGGATGCGGCCGCCGCCGAGGTGTCCGATCTGGTCGAGCTACAAAGGACGGCCAGGCGCGCCGCCAACGTCGGGTGGAAAACAATGGGCGGGGCGCTGGATTTCACCGTCGGGGAGCACGCAGGAACGTTCGCGGGATTCAGCGGCACCGCCGACGTGTCCAGGAACGCAGCCGCCGGTACACAACTTCCACCGATAGCTCCCCCCTCGCAGAACAATTCTATCGTTCCCGATATCAGCGAGGACGAGATTCGAAGGAACGACGCGGAGAACAACATGCTCGAGCACCTCTATTCACAGCTCAGCGAGCAATACCCCCTGGATACAAATAATCAGAACCGAGCATCAGGCCGCGTCCGACTATTCTCCGAACAAGAGCCCTGCCAGTCATGCAATCCGACAATTCGTGAATTTCAGAGGATGTATCCGAACATCGAAATCGAAGTGTACTATGTCCTCCCGTACCCCCCGATACGTCGCGACAGACCGACCCTGTGACCAGCGTGAAGGAAATAATATGCCGTACATGCAAAATATTGCCAAACCGCTGACGGAATCCGGTCTTATTGCCCCTGAATCCATAAAAGGGTGTACGCCACAGGAGGTCGACTCCCTGATGGAGGCTCAACATGTATCACACATCCCTGAATCCTACCGGGAATTCTTACTATTCGGTGGTCGTGATCCCTACTGGCTCAACCGCGGGGGTGAGTGGGACTACGACTGGCTGCTCGAAGGGAAGGAGATTGCGCGTGAGATCGTCGAGGACGACCATCACGAGGATTTCACCCCATTTGCTGAATCGTTCGTATTTCAAACCCACCAGGGATATATGTTCAATTTCTTTCGCCACGAGGACCTGCAGGATCCTGACCCACACTTCTGGATCTATACCGCTGGCAGGCCCCTCCGAAAGAGTACCGTTCGTTTCACCTCCTGGATCAAAGTTCTCGCCGAGGAACTTCCTCAGGCGATCGAACTGAGAAATCGAATGCATAGAGGATCCGACAAATAACCGGCGCTCTGGCTGTCATGCCGGCTCAGGTGGAGAACAGGGTGCGCGAGCGGTTGCGTAGGGTCGGGGTGGGCGCGGGCTGGAAAGCTGTCGACAATTCGGTGGAACCGGGTGGGGTCGGGGTGCGTCTAATCGAGTAGTGGCAGGTTGCTGTCGTGTCCGACCAAGTAGGAGTGCTGTGCGAAGCGTTGTGGTGATGCGGGCTGTGGTCTGTGGCGTGGTCGGGGCGGGCGTGCTCGCGGGGTGCGGGGGGACCGAGGAGGGGTCGGCTGGGCCTGTGACCACGGCGCGGGATCCGGATTCCGTCGAGTTGTTCAATCCGTGCCGGGGGGCGTTGTCGGATGAGGTGCTGATGAGCGTCGGCCTAGACCCAGCCACAAAGGGCGTGCTCACTGACCCGCCAGGGGGGCCCTCTGCGTGGCGCGTGTGCGACTGGATGCCGATCGATGACCGGTACGGATCCGGTAGCCGCAGCGTCAGTGTCTTCTCCACGAGCTTCACACTGGACCAGGCTCGCCAAAAGGAGTCGGCGACGGTCATCGGCGAAACCATGGTGAACTCTCGCGCAGGGTTGATTTCCAAGGAGAAGTCGGACAGGGAGAGTTGTTACGTTTCGTTCGAAGCGGAACAAGGCATGTTCGAGATAAACGTCGCGTGGCTGAGTACCGAAGGGTTGCACATCGGGGACACCTGCGAGATGGCATCGAAGTACGCGGCAGCGCTCGAGCCGCATCTGCCGAAATAAGCAGCGGGGAGGATCGAGATGACGCAGGACCATGCCACCTACTGGCGAAATATGAAGTCGCAGGCGATCAACGGTGAGTTCAAGCTGGACGAAGACCTCGGACAAGCGCTTGCCACCGTCGTGAGCCAATACATCACAGACCTCGAGCGACAGAAGGGTTACGCGTTGCGTCTCGACCGACTGACAGGTTGGGGAGGCCTTCCATCGGCCGATGCAATCCGCGCCAAATATGAAGCTAAGGCTGTCGCCGGAGGTGGTGGTGACGCCAACGATTCCGCCGTGAAACGCTTCGACCAGCACATCGCCATCGCCCGCGACCAGCGCGACACCTTCCTCGCCGCCATCGGCAAACTACAAGCCGTCGACCAGCAGACCGCTGGCGCACTCGGCGCGCAGGGGGCGAGCATCTGATGGGCTTCTGGAGTGGTCTCGGTGATGCCGGTGAGGCAGTCGGCGAGTTCTTCGTCAGTGTGGGCACCCTTGGTGGTTTCAAGATCTGGGACAACCACAACCGGTCCAGCGACGCCGACGATCACCGCAATACCCTCGACAACAACGGCAAGCAGGCATGGGAGGGCGATCGCAGCATCATCGGGGACGAGATGACGCGGTTGCTGGCGGGTACCGCGGTAACCATGGAGGGACAGAAGGTCTCGCCCGAGGCGTTCAGCACGTGGTCGCACGAGCAGATCTGGGATGCGTTGAACGGCAAGGACGGTAAGCCCGCAATCGACGCGGCGCAGATCAACGCCAGTGCCGACGGTTGGCGCCGTCTGACGACGGGGACCGAGACCGCGGTCAACAACTATCGAACGAGTTTCGAGCGGGTGTTGTCCGAGAAATGGTCGGGCGCATCCGGAAACTCGGCGATCGACGGGGTGAAGAGCTACACCAGCGAGGCCGCGAAACTGCCCACCACCTTCCAGATGGTCGCCAACGGCATCGACTACATGGAAGGTGTTCTCGGACAGGCGAAGATCGCCATTCCGAAGCCGGAGGAAGTGTCGACGTTCGATGAGTTCATCAGCCACATCCCCGGCAACGGCGTGGTCAAAGCGGCGAAGCATCGTGCCAGTGAGGCCGAGGAAGACGCCCGGCTGTTCATGATCGGCACCTACCAGCCCGGCTCGATCACCGTCGACAAGCAGACTCCGATCCTGCCTGTGCCGCACAACAACATCGGCGACGCGGGCAGCGTCCCCGACACCGGGAGCAACGGAACCACCGGCGGCTCCAACGGCAATACGGGCGGCAGCAATGGCGGTAACCCGGCCACGGAAACTGCTGGTGATCAACAGGATCCGGCAGCCACCACACCGCAGTCGACCGACCCCGGCGACGAGCAGACCGGCGACGACTCGACCGAGGCGAGCGCTACCGACCCGGCCGCAACCACGCCCGCCTCGACCACACCAGCCGGAACCGGCACGCCGACCACGCCAGGCGGCGGATCGCCTGGTTCGGGTTCACCTGGTTCGGGGGGTTCGGGCTCACCCGGGTCCGGTGTGCCGAACGGAGGCGCGGCAGGTGCCGCTGTGCCCGGTACCCCCGGCGGCGCGGGCGCGGGCGCAGGATCGGGTACCCGCGCCGGAACCGGCAGCGCCGCGGGCGGTCGGGGCATGAGCGGCATGCCCGGCATGATGGGCGGCGGTCGTGGCGGCGGCAAAGGCGAGGACGACAGCGAGCACGCGATTCCCGACTACCTCATCCAGGATCGGGAAGACGAACTCATCGGGCTGCTCCCGCCGACCCTCCCGCCCGGTGGGGTGATCGGCGCGTGAGCTGGCCCCAAGCACCCGCATACGACACGACGACAGATCGACGCTCGAGCTGGCAGCTCGACCCGCACGCGTTCGCAGTCGGGGTGGAAGGCCACGGTCGCGACCGTCTTCCATACCCACTGACCTTCCGACCCGAGTTCGCCGAAACCCACGAGATCTACCGGGAACGGCGCGAGGCTGCCTTCGCCAGGCTGCAGCAGGTCTACGACGACGGCCTCCACAAGGTTTTCCGCGCCTTGCTGGAGCCTGAGGTTCGGGTCGAAATCGAGGGTCTGCACGGACCCGGTCAGTCAGCGGCGGTTCGTGTGTATGCCGGCATCATCGAGGATCACGCGGCCTTGGCGGTCCAAGCATCAGGACCCACTCGGGAGCTGGGCGGGGACATCGCCTTGAGTATCGTGCCGCTGGCCGAGTTGGCCTCGACCATCGTCACGAAACTCCCTCGCGTAGAAGGCGGTTCGACGCAGCGTTTCGAAGGGCGGCGCAGCGACCTCGACACCGCCACTTACGCCCGACATCCCACGCGCCTGTCCCCGGTCGAGCAGACGCAACGGTTCTTCCGCCGCACCCGAACCGGTACCGGCGAAATCACCGTCTACCCAGGCTTCCAGGTGGACTCACGCCCCACCACCGACGGCAAGGCCTTTCTCTGGCTGGACTATCCGAACGACGGCCGCTACCTCATCCAGCACCACGACGCCGACAACTTCACCGTCATCCCCGGCCCACCCACCGAACTCCAGCACCGTCTGACCAACCACATCGCCATGTTCACCGGGCGTCGGTAATACGCCGAACTGTCGCGGCAAACCACGTAGGCCCCGAGCGGACGCTCGAGTCGATTCCCGACCGGCCTTAACCGATTCCCGGCGCCGATCATCACCACATCGATTACGACATTCCCTGAATCTCCAGGTACCAGATTGTTTGGTCGCCTCCCATTCCCTTCGTTACTGCCGACTTCGGGCTCACGAGAGAGTCTGGAGTGGCGTAGGTCAACCGCTTGACGATCGGGCCTCGCTCTCTGTCGTCATAGGCGAGAACAACCTTGCCCTCGTGCATGAACACCTGCGTTGTCGACTCGGAATGGGTATGCAACCCGGACCATTTCGCTCCGTCCGTCCCCAGCGTTCGGTTGAGCTTGTCACTGGTGTTGGGCGAACTGAAGCTGTACATGCGGTCCCACTGGCCGATCTGAATTCCCGATGCTGCGACGATATCGCCCAATCGAGCGGTTCCCCGTTCTTCCAGCAGGCGAGCGAAAGCTGCTGTCAACGCGGGGTTTCCGTCCTGAACAGTAATTTGCTCACCGCTGGATGAAGAACTACATCCCACGGCCGGGATCAAAACCATCGCGGCTACGAACGCCGACAGCAGCCGACCACTCATCGGTCTCCGAGTAGGCACCATCACTCCTCTAGGTCTTCAGCAATTCGTCGGACCCAAGTCATTTAGGCGACGGCTTATTGTCTGGAATCATCGATCCGGGCAGCGATTGCTGCTGATCGATCAGTTCGGTGGGCGGTTCGTATCCGAGGGTAGTCATCTTCGGCCTTGCGAGATTGCCGTTCTGATCGATCACAACGCCGTCGCCGTTATTCCACGATTCAATGATCTTGTTCTGCAATGCAGCAGAACCGATTCCTGGATTCTCAGTGGCGATCTTTCGGCCGAGTTCGTTGTTGTACAGGTCCATTGCCTCGCGACCCATGCGGTTGTCTTCTCGACCTTCATGCTTGGTGGTGTACTCCTCGGTCCATTCCGGGCCGAACTCCTCGGTCAATCTGGCATTCCAGTATGCGTGCCGGAAGGCGTCCGCGTGGTTGTCCTGGAAGTTCCCATCCTCCTGGTTGTCCACGTTCTTGTCCGGAAACAGACGTTCCGCTGTTTCGCTGGCATCGTCACTGATCTGGTAGAACTTGTACTGGTCCATGAGGCTGAGATTGTTCAACATCTCCGCCTCGCTGACGGTGACATCTTTCTGCGCGATATCCGAGCCAGGTTTGAACCGGTTTACCCAGCTGATCAGTTCTTCGCTGGGCCATTTCGTCATCTTCTGTTGATCAGGGTTTACCTGGTACGTGTTCAAAATCATTTCGAGGTCCGCCCCGAGCGGAATAGGAACGTCAGCAAAAACCTTGACAATCGCCTCGCCCGCGGAGGTAGCGGCGTCACCAGCCTCTCGCAGCGCTTTCTTGATCGCGTCTTCGTGCTGACGCTGCCCCTGATCCAGTGCGGCCTTCGCCACCTCCAGCGAGTTCCCCTTCTCGGCCGCCAGCCATGAGACAACATCGCTGGAGTAGCTGACAGCTCCGTCCTCGGCGACGCTGTACCGCTCCTCCTCGGCTGTCTTGATCGCGTTAACGGCCGACGTTTTCGCGAAGCCGAGCAGATGGACGATCTGGGCGACGGCCGGCTGAGCATTCTCAAAGGCCGTCACCACCTTCGACAACGAGGTCTTCGCTTCCTCGCTCTTGACGCGCATGGCATCCCCAGCCCCACCCCGCCAAAACCCAGGGGAGTCAGCGAGCTGCTGATTGATGGTGCCGTACTCGGTAGTCACTGCCCCCGCTCCGCGACCCCACTCGTTACCTTGCTCTGTCAGCGAATCGAAGTTCCACTGACGGATCTCGGACTTCGTCGGAGGTAGAGAACTCATCGGGGCCCGTCCATTGAGCCCGCCTCAGTCAATTTCTCTTGCGCTTTAGCTTGCGCCGCTTGTTGTTCGTTGTAGGCGGAGATACTCGCCGTCGCCGCCTCATTGATCTCCTTGAGCTGCACGGCCACTCCTCGCACACTGAGCCTGGCGCGGACACCTGCCCTCATGAAGGCAGCGCCCAGCCCAGAGCCTGGCAGCGCAGGCTCGATCGCAGCTATGAAACTCTCGGCCGGCAAGGCATTCAGCGCCCCCTGAGAACCGTTCAACGCACCGATCATTCCTTCTAATGCGGGTTGCTCGACATATAGGTCGTCGGCCATCGAAATCCTCTCCCCGTCAACGATCTTGCTACGCTAACACGGTCGTACTGACCACATGGGGAGCGTGCAGCGGAGTTGTACCCGAACAGCAGTGATATCGACCCGATCACCGATCGGATGGACGCCGTGCGCCGCGCACTGCTGACGGACCGCGTCACCACGTCACGCTTCGGGGTCGCTGTCGACGTCCGAGCGGACGGGA
It includes:
- a CDS encoding DUF3558 domain-containing protein, with amino-acid sequence MRAVVCGVVGAGVLAGCGGTEEGSAGPVTTARDPDSVELFNPCRGALSDEVLMSVGLDPATKGVLTDPPGGPSAWRVCDWMPIDDRYGSGSRSVSVFSTSFTLDQARQKESATVIGETMVNSRAGLISKEKSDRESCYVSFEAEQGMFEINVAWLSTEGLHIGDTCEMASKYAAALEPHLPK
- a CDS encoding ESX secretion-associated protein EspG; the encoded protein is MSWPQAPAYDTTTDRRSSWQLDPHAFAVGVEGHGRDRLPYPLTFRPEFAETHEIYRERREAAFARLQQVYDDGLHKVFRALLEPEVRVEIEGLHGPGQSAAVRVYAGIIEDHAALAVQASGPTRELGGDIALSIVPLAELASTIVTKLPRVEGGSTQRFEGRRSDLDTATYARHPTRLSPVEQTQRFFRRTRTGTGEITVYPGFQVDSRPTTDGKAFLWLDYPNDGRYLIQHHDADNFTVIPGPPTELQHRLTNHIAMFTGRR
- a CDS encoding DUF6973 domain-containing protein, with the protein product MTTEYGTINQQLADSPGFWRGGAGDAMRVKSEEAKTSLSKVVTAFENAQPAVAQIVHLLGFAKTSAVNAIKTAEEERYSVAEDGAVSYSSDVVSWLAAEKGNSLEVAKAALDQGQRQHEDAIKKALREAGDAATSAGEAIVKVFADVPIPLGADLEMILNTYQVNPDQQKMTKWPSEELISWVNRFKPGSDIAQKDVTVSEAEMLNNLSLMDQYKFYQISDDASETAERLFPDKNVDNQEDGNFQDNHADAFRHAYWNARLTEEFGPEWTEEYTTKHEGREDNRMGREAMDLYNNELGRKIATENPGIGSAALQNKIIESWNNGDGVVIDQNGNLARPKMTTLGYEPPTELIDQQQSLPGSMIPDNKPSPK